TTCTCTTTATGTTATTTTGTTACTTTTATAATAATCGTGCTACCGTATAAACAAAAAAATATCCCCTCAAATAAGTTCTTTCCCCGTGCTTGACATGCTTAAGGAAACATGCTTGACGCCTTTTGCTGATTTCAAAGTGTCAGTAAGTTTTTGCACCTCTTTCGGATTGCTTTTTATCGCGATTATTTCCAGGCAATTGTGATGGTCAAGATGGATATGCTGTGTGGAAATAATTATCTTCTGAAAATCATGCTGGACGTCAACGATTTTGTTTATCAGTTCTCTTTTGTGATGATCGTAAATAAGGGTTATAGCTCCCGCAACCTCCTTGTCTTCCTGCCATTCCTTTTTTACAAGTTCCTCGCGTATTAAGTCCCTGATTGCCTCCGACCGGTTAGTATATTTTTTTTCACGTATTAAACGGTCGAACTTATCTGACAATTCTTTTTCCAGTGAGATTCCGAACCGGATCAAGCCGGCCATATTGCCTCCGCTTTAGTATTACGATTATAGAAATTGTAACACAAATAAAAGCGATGTCAAGAAAAAAACATTCAAAAAGAATTTTCTTCCGTTTTTTAAAGTATAGATTCTTATTTTTAGGTTGACACATAATCAATATACACATATAATGTGTAATATCGAGGAGGTGGCTATATGAAAAATGTAACTCTTTCAATAGAAGAGGATGTTTTAGAGGCAGGCAGAGAATATGCAAAAAGGCATAATACTTCGTTAAATTCATTAATCAGACGTTTGATTAAACAATTAACAATAAGATCATCTAATAACTGGATGGATGAAAGTTTCAAGATTATGGATAAAGCGAAAGTAAATTCCGGCGGAAAAAAATGGAATAGGAAGGAACTCTACCGTGTCTAAAGTGTTTTTTGATACTAACATACTTATTTATAGTATGGACAACTATAATTTGAAGAAAAAATCCCGCTGCAGGGAGATACTTAAAACCCATACTTCTAAAAACAAAGCAGTAATATCAACGCAAGTTGTTCAAGAGTTTTATGTTGCGGGAAAAACAAAACTTGATTTAGATGAATTGTTTTTAAAAGATATTATTCGGACATTTGAAAATATGGAAATAATTAATATTAGTCCTAAAACAAGCGAGTTTTTTTAAGCGCGACTTAAAATTAATCGGTAGCCA
The bacterium DNA segment above includes these coding regions:
- the nikR gene encoding nickel-responsive transcriptional regulator NikR, whose translation is MAGLIRFGISLEKELSDKFDRLIREKKYTNRSEAIRDLIREELVKKEWQEDKEVAGAITLIYDHHKRELINKIVDVQHDFQKIIISTQHIHLDHHNCLEIIAIKSNPKEVQKLTDTLKSAKGVKHVSLSMSSTGKELI
- a CDS encoding DUF6364 family protein yields the protein MKNVTLSIEEDVLEAGREYAKRHNTSLNSLIRRLIKQLTIRSSNNWMDESFKIMDKAKVNSGGKKWNRKELYRV